Genomic DNA from Thermodesulfobacteriota bacterium:
GCCAGCCGGTGCCCCTCCGGTCCCCCAAGGGAGGCGGGCCCGTCGGACGACCGCATCACCAGCTTGCTGCCTTGTCAGGAACCGTCCGGCGGGTCGCAGTACCCCGTACCCCCCAGCCGGCGCCCCTCCGGTCTCCCCACACCGAAGGCCCGCCGGACGGTTCCTGGCAAGGCAGCTTTTTTTGTCCCCGCCGTTTGTCCTTTCGATCTCCCCTGCCTGAGCATTGAGCGCGGCGGCCGGTTGGCCGCCTTTCACTTCACCGGCAGCTGCACGTGGAACAACGCCCCCTGGCCCGGGGTGCTTTCCGCGGTGATCCGGCCGTTGTGGCGGCGGACGATGCCGTAGGATACCGACAGGCCCAGGCCGGTGCCCTGCCCCACCGGCTTGGTGGTGAAGAAGGGGTCGAACACCTTGGGCAGAGCCTCCGGCAGGATCCCGGGGCCGGTGTCCTGCACGGTGACGTGCACCCCCTCCACGTCGGCCCAGGTGCGGACGCGGATCTGACCCTTGTCCGGCATGGCCTGGATGGCGTTGAGAAGGATGTTCATGAACACCTGGTTGAGCTGGGTGGGATAGCCCTCGATGCGGGGCAGATCCGGCTGCAGATCAAGGGCCAGCTCGATCCGGTGCTTGTACTGGCTGTACAAGAGGGCCAGGGTGGTCTCCAGGCCGGCGTTGAGGTCCACCCGGGTGGGCTGGCCCGGATCCCGGCGGGCGAAGTCCCGGAGGTCCTGGACGATCTTGACGGTCCGGCGGGTGCCCTCCTGGATATTGCGCATGAGGAGGAGCATGTCGTCCCGCAGCTGGGGGTAGTCGGCCTCGGCGGCCGCCCGGCGCAGGCTGCCCAGGGCAGGCCGCAGGTCCGCCACCCGCTGCTTGGGCTCGATGGCCAGGGCCTGGGCCATGAGGTCCAGGACCTGGAGCAGGTGGTCCTCCAGGGGTGGCAGGGCGCCGGCGATGATGTTGGCGGTGTTGTTGATCTCGTGGGCCATACCGGCAACCAACTGGCCCAGGGCCGCCATCTTCTCGGCCTGCACCAGCTGCATCTGGGTGGACCGCATCTCCTCGATGACCGCGGCCAGCTGGTGGTTGGCCTCCTCCAGGTGCTGCTGCCGGGCGGCCAGCTCCTGGTTGGCCACCGCCAGCTCGGCGGTCCGGGCCTCGACTCGTTTTTCCAGGTCGGCCTTCAGGACCTCGATGGTCCGGAAGGCCTCGGACAGGTCGCTCAGGAGGCCGGTAAAGCCCAGCCCCAGGACAGACAGCTCGTCCCCGGCCTCGCTGGCCACACCGGGCCGCACCCGGTGCACCAGCTCGGCCAGGGGCCGGGTGGCCAGGCGGACGGTGAGATAGGTGACGCTGAGGCTCGCCAGCAGGAAGGCCACGGCCACGGCGACCGCACCGGCCAGGGCCTGGCGGCCGGCCTTGACCAGGGCCTCGGTGCTCACCGCCATCCCCACCACCCCCAGCAGCCGGTAGGGCTCCCCGTCGATCTCCTCCGAGAAATAGAGGGTGGTGCCGGACGGATCCACGGTCCGGGCGACGATGGGGGCCCAGTACTTGTGGAAGCCTTCGCCGGCGGTCATCAGGGGCTCGGCCGTGGCCGACAGCCGGCCCAGGAGCTCGGGGGGCAGACCCTGCTCCAGGACGCTGGTCAGGCCGGCATCCGCCGTGGGCGCCACCAGCCGGACCAGGACCCCACCCTGGGCGTCGGTGACGCACACCCCCAGGACCGCGCCGTGGCGGAACACCCCGCCCAGACTGGCCGCCACCGCCTCCTGGTTGCCGGCAAAGACCGGCAGCCGCAGGTTGTCCGCCAGAAGCTTGACAAGGAGCGAGGCCTCCCGGTGCAGGGTTTCCTCCCGGCTCTGCTCCTGGACGGCGACATACAGCCCCACCCCCATGGCCGTGGACACCACCAGCGCCAGACTCACCGCGGCGAAGACGCGGAGGCCGAAGCCCCCACCCAGCCAGCGCCGGAACGCCTCTTTCACCATGGCGCACCCTGAGTCACGGGCTTTTCTCCTGGTCAGGCGCGAGCAGCTCCAGCCGTTGCCAGACGGTAGGGTTGATGCGCAGCCGCGGCTTGGCCGGCGGCTCGGCCGGCAGGCTGGCGGGGCTGGCACCGGCCAGGATCCGGGCCGCCAGCCGCGCTGCCTGCTCCCCCATGGCCGCTGGCTCGGCCAGCACCGCCAGGGCCGCACCGGTCTGCAGGAACTTGGCGGAAAAGGTCAGGACCGGAATCCGGTAGCGCAAGGATGCGGACAGCAGGTACTCCACCGACTCGCTGGTGGTGATGAAAGGATCGGGCAGCATCCAGAAAAGATCAACGGTTCCCGCCAGCTGGTCAACCAGATGCGGGGTATCCCCTGGCTCCGCCGCCAGCTGGGCCCGCAGCTCCAGGCCGAGCCGTTTGGCCGCGTCTCTTGCGTCGGCCAGCAGGGCCGCCGAGCGGGTCGGGTTGCAGACCAGACCGACCCTTTTCACCGCTGGCAGGGCCCGGCCGGCCGCGGCCAGCTGGTCGGCCAGCGGTACGTCCAGGAGGACGCCGGTAGCGTTGGCGGCGCTGTTGAGGATGCTGCTCGGAAAGGGGACCAGGAGATAGACGATGGGGGTGGTGGAAAAATCCTTGACCAGGGCCAAAGCCGAGCTGCCGATGGCCACCACCAGGGCCGGCCGCCGGCCGGCGACCGCCTCCCGGGCCGCCACCGGGCTTTCCTGGTCGCTGACCAGAATGGTCTCCACCTGGAACGGCTCGACGCTGACCCCGGCCTGGGCCCGCGCCGCCTCGGCCAGGCCGGCCTCCACCCCGGCCCGGGCCTGGGCGTACGGCTCAAGGGTTGCAGCCTGGAGGATGAGAACCTCGGCCGCCCAGCCGGAAGCAGCCGGCAGGAGGGCAAGGATGAAGAGGAGGGCAGCGAGGGCTCGGGGCATGGGCACGGTGGCGGTCACGGCCAGGCGCAAGCCCCCGGCAACCGCGGACGCCCCGATCATAGCACAGGCCCCCACCCCTGACAAGCTCGACTCCGGACTGGCCTATCAGTCGCCAGCTATTGTTGACGGACGGCATGCGGTGGGATGCCCCTTGGGGTGGAGAGGAGGTTTCGCCCCGCGCCTCGCGAGCGAAAGCAGATACGGTAGCCGGGGGATTCATCCCCCGGGGAGGCGCGGGGGGCAGGCGCCTGGCGGTGGCACCGGCACCATCCGGCGGCAGCCCGGACGGCCCAACGGAGAGGGAGACCGAAACCGGCCGGGGGCGCCCAGGACACCTCCCCGGCCGGTGTGGGGGCGCCCGGGGCACCTCCCGGCCGGCCTTGAAAGGCCGGCCTACCTTGGGTACGCCACTCCGTGGCTCTGTGCGGAAGGTTTTGTTCGGATCCTCGCGCAGGGAGAGCAGATACGGTTGCCGGGGGATTCAAACCCGGGAGGCACGGGCAAAGACCGCCTTGGGGGGCGCCTGCGGGACCCACCCGCCATTTTTCGCCTCGCCCCACTACCCGCGGGCAGGCCCCAGAGCATGAGTGCACCGACAACTAGCGGGCAGCGGCTGCGCAAAATGCTTGCCTGGCGTGGCGGTATCCGCTAACGTTGTTGCTTGTAGCCGTGTGTTCGGTGCCCGTTGGCTGCGGCGCTGCCCGCGGGCGTCTTGTCAGGAGCTTCATTCCAGGGAGGGAAGCCCCATGCCGCCAGTCCTGTCACGATCCCTTGCCGCCTTCCTGCTCGCCACCGGCCTTCTGGCCGAGCCCCTGACCGCTGTCGCCAGCGAGGCGCCGGAGCTGGACCTCTATTTCCGGCCCGACCAGCTGGTGGAGGTGGCCACCCGGGCGCCCAAGCCCTTGAACCGGGTGGCGGAGAACGTCAGTGTCGTCACTGCGGCGGAGATCGAGGCCATGGGCGCCCGCACCGTGCTCGAGGCCTTGCGCTTTGTGACCGGTGCCTTTGTGTCTGACAACGGCGAGATGGTGAACCAGGGGGTGCCGTTTTTCCAGGGCGCGGACTACGAGCCCATCGCCATCCTGGTGGACGGCATGCGCTGGAACGAATGGCTGGCCAGCTTTCCGGAGACCATTACCATCCCCATCCATCTCGTGGACCGCATCGAGGTCATCCGGGGCCCGGCCGCCTCGGCATGGGGCTCGGGCCTGGGGGGCGTGGTCAACATCATCACCAAAGGGACCGGCAGCTCTGCCACCCCGGCGGCCACCGCCCGGCTGCGCCTGGGCGAGCAAGGCATCCAGGAGCACGATGGCGAGCTGGCCGGCATGGTGGCTGCCGCCGGCTACTATCTTTATGCCGGCCGGCTGGAGTCCGACGGCCTCCGCTGGGACCGGTTCTCGGAAAAAAACAGGGTCTTTGCCAAGCTGCGCCTGCCGGCCAGCGAGGCGGTGAGCCTGACCATGAGCGTGGGCAGCCTGGAGCACCAGGGCCGGAATTACAACTGGGTCCCGTTCGACTTGGATGCGGACCTACAGGCCGGGGTGCGGGACACCTTTTTCCGGGAAGACCTGCAGGTGCGGCTCGGCCGGGAGCTTACGGCCAGCCTGGGCTTGCGGGTGCGGCGGCACGAGACCCTCAGCACCGGGGGGGCCATGAGCGACGGCAGTATCAGCTCAGTCGATAGCCAGAAGGGGGACGATCGCACCACCATCGGCCAGCTGGTCTGGAGCCCGACCGGGCACACCCTGGTCCTGGGCGCCGAGCATGGCCGGGCCCAGGTGGACGAGGAGTTGAGCCCTGCCCTGGTTCAGCCCGCCCGCCGGTTCGACGAGGCCTGGGCGGTCTATGCCAACGACACCATGGTGCTGAGGAATCTCAGCCTCATCCCTGGCTTGCGCTATGATCACTTCTCCCTGAGCAACCCCATCCTCAGCCCCAGCCTGGGCGCGACCTGCCAGCTGACCCCGGCCACCCTGCTGCGCGCCCTGGTGGCGCACGGCTTCCGCCGGCCGCCCATCAATTACAAGACCGCGGATCCGGTCACGGGGGGCAATCCCGCCCTCCTGCCGGAAACCACCTGGTCCTACCAGGCCGGGCTGGAAACCTGGATCATCCCCCACCTGCGGGCCAAGACCAGCCTCTTCCAGCACGACAGCCGCCAGGCCTGGGAAAGGGACCCGACAGCGCCGTATATCCTGGTCAACGCAGGCGCGATCACGCGCCGCGGTGTGGAGCTGGAGCTGGAGACCGAGGCCTGGCGCGGCCTCTCTCTCGCGGCCAACTATGCCTTTGTCCGGGAGCACAGCCGGGACATCAACCCCGACCCTTCCATCTACGATGACGATTCCTACACCGCCAACCTCATCGGCCGGTACGACGCCGCGCCCTGGCAGGTCCGCCTGGCCGGGCACTTTACCTGGTGGGGCGTGCGCGCCGCCGATGACACCTGGAACGGCAGCTTCGACGACGTCCTCTGGGATCTTGCCGTCACCTACACCCTGTTCGCCAGCCCAGAAACCACCCTTTCCCTGTTCGGCGCCGGTCGAAACCTCTTCGGCGGCAGCGAATTCAGCGACGAGTGGAGTCGAAACCCTGGCCGCTCGTTGGAGGCCGGCCTCACCTGGCGGTTCTGAGGCTGGGGCCGGACGAGAGCACCGCCAACCGAGGACCTGGGTTGACAGGGCCGGCGCGGCCATGGCACCATGGGAGAGGCAGGGCGGCAGGGGGCCGCCCGGGGGCACAAGGCCCGTCGCGCCAGGAACGTCAGGACCAGGAGGACCGCCATGACAGAGAGTCAAGTGATCGTGCTGCACGAGGGA
This window encodes:
- a CDS encoding ATP-binding protein, with amino-acid sequence MVKEAFRRWLGGGFGLRVFAAVSLALVVSTAMGVGLYVAVQEQSREETLHREASLLVKLLADNLRLPVFAGNQEAVAASLGGVFRHGAVLGVCVTDAQGGVLVRLVAPTADAGLTSVLEQGLPPELLGRLSATAEPLMTAGEGFHKYWAPIVARTVDPSGTTLYFSEEIDGEPYRLLGVVGMAVSTEALVKAGRQALAGAVAVAVAFLLASLSVTYLTVRLATRPLAELVHRVRPGVASEAGDELSVLGLGFTGLLSDLSEAFRTIEVLKADLEKRVEARTAELAVANQELAARQQHLEEANHQLAAVIEEMRSTQMQLVQAEKMAALGQLVAGMAHEINNTANIIAGALPPLEDHLLQVLDLMAQALAIEPKQRVADLRPALGSLRRAAAEADYPQLRDDMLLLMRNIQEGTRRTVKIVQDLRDFARRDPGQPTRVDLNAGLETTLALLYSQYKHRIELALDLQPDLPRIEGYPTQLNQVFMNILLNAIQAMPDKGQIRVRTWADVEGVHVTVQDTGPGILPEALPKVFDPFFTTKPVGQGTGLGLSVSYGIVRRHNGRITAESTPGQGALFHVQLPVK
- a CDS encoding ABC transporter substrate binding protein — translated: MIGASAVAGGLRLAVTATVPMPRALAALLFILALLPAASGWAAEVLILQAATLEPYAQARAGVEAGLAEAARAQAGVSVEPFQVETILVSDQESPVAAREAVAGRRPALVVAIGSSALALVKDFSTTPIVYLLVPFPSSILNSAANATGVLLDVPLADQLAAAGRALPAVKRVGLVCNPTRSAALLADARDAAKRLGLELRAQLAAEPGDTPHLVDQLAGTVDLFWMLPDPFITTSESVEYLLSASLRYRIPVLTFSAKFLQTGAALAVLAEPAAMGEQAARLAARILAGASPASLPAEPPAKPRLRINPTVWQRLELLAPDQEKSP
- a CDS encoding TonB-dependent receptor translates to MPPVLSRSLAAFLLATGLLAEPLTAVASEAPELDLYFRPDQLVEVATRAPKPLNRVAENVSVVTAAEIEAMGARTVLEALRFVTGAFVSDNGEMVNQGVPFFQGADYEPIAILVDGMRWNEWLASFPETITIPIHLVDRIEVIRGPAASAWGSGLGGVVNIITKGTGSSATPAATARLRLGEQGIQEHDGELAGMVAAAGYYLYAGRLESDGLRWDRFSEKNRVFAKLRLPASEAVSLTMSVGSLEHQGRNYNWVPFDLDADLQAGVRDTFFREDLQVRLGRELTASLGLRVRRHETLSTGGAMSDGSISSVDSQKGDDRTTIGQLVWSPTGHTLVLGAEHGRAQVDEELSPALVQPARRFDEAWAVYANDTMVLRNLSLIPGLRYDHFSLSNPILSPSLGATCQLTPATLLRALVAHGFRRPPINYKTADPVTGGNPALLPETTWSYQAGLETWIIPHLRAKTSLFQHDSRQAWERDPTAPYILVNAGAITRRGVELELETEAWRGLSLAANYAFVREHSRDINPDPSIYDDDSYTANLIGRYDAAPWQVRLAGHFTWWGVRAADDTWNGSFDDVLWDLAVTYTLFASPETTLSLFGAGRNLFGGSEFSDEWSRNPGRSLEAGLTWRF